The following proteins are co-located in the Oceanimonas sp. GK1 genome:
- a CDS encoding LysM-like peptidoglycan-binding domain-containing protein codes for MTRTKGAAKSHQRDTVRARFNRITLPARKGLGRLLSAMGGIPRRHRLALLILIPAWLVLLGWQPAPPAPKAPVTGSLSVPLSDADKRVIDVPAGGRRIDHTLASGETLSSLFRSWQLPGQELIALIRAEPSYQPLSRLQAGQQLTLVLTADGRLHYLEVRDNGLVLNAFRRLGQEFTMVNVQ; via the coding sequence ATGACCAGAACAAAAGGCGCTGCCAAAAGCCATCAGCGTGACACCGTGAGAGCACGTTTCAACCGCATTACCCTGCCCGCCCGCAAAGGGCTGGGACGACTACTGAGCGCCATGGGAGGCATTCCCCGGCGGCACCGGCTTGCCCTTCTGATCTTGATCCCGGCCTGGCTGGTATTGCTGGGGTGGCAGCCTGCGCCGCCGGCCCCCAAGGCGCCGGTAACCGGCAGCCTGTCGGTGCCGCTGAGCGACGCCGACAAGCGGGTCATTGATGTGCCTGCCGGCGGTAGGCGCATTGACCATACCCTGGCCTCTGGCGAAACCCTCTCCTCCCTGTTCAGAAGCTGGCAGCTGCCCGGTCAGGAACTGATTGCCCTGATCCGGGCCGAGCCTTCCTACCAGCCCCTGAGCCGGTTGCAAGCGGGTCAGCAGCTGACATTGGTACTCACCGCTGACGGTCGTCTGCACTACCTGGAAGTACGCGACAACGGCCTGGTACTGAACGCCTTTCGCCGGCTCGGCCAGGAGTTCACCATGGTGAATGTGCAGTAA